From Actinomycetes bacterium:
GTCCGCGAGCACGAGCGCTCCGCCCACCACGTCGGAGTGCCCTCCCATGTACTTCGTCGTCGAGTGCACGACGGCGTCCGCGCCGAGCGACAGGGGCTGCTGGAGGTACGGCGAGGCGAAGGTGTTGTCCACGACGAGCAGTGCGCCGGCGTCGTGGGCCAGCTCGGCGACCGCGGCGATGTCGGTGATGCCGAGCAGGGGGTTGGTCGGCGTCTCGACCCAGACCACCTTGGTGCTGCCCGGGTGGACTGCGTCGCGGTAGGCGTCGACCCCGTGCCCCGCCGCCGGGGTGTGGTCGAGGCCCCACTCCTGGTGGACGCGGTCGAAGAGCCGGTACGTGCCGCCGTACGCGTCGCCGGGGATCGCGACGTGGTCGCCGGGCCGGCACACGGCACGCAGCAAGGTGTCCTCGGCGGCGAGCCCCGATGCGAAGGCCAGCCCGCGCCGGCCGCCCTCGACAGCGGCCAGGCACTCCTCCAACGAGGTCCGGGTCGGGTTGGCGCTGCGGCTGTACTCGTAGCCACCACGCAGCCCGCCGACGCCGTCCTGCTTGTACGTCGACACCTGGTAGATCGGCGGGACGACCGCCCCGGTGGTCGGGTCGGGCTCCTGGCCGGCATGGATCGCGAGGGTCTCGAACTGCATGCGGCCGAGCGTACGTGCCGCGCCGTGCGGCACGATCGCGGGCATGACCGGTCCTCCCTTCGGTGTGCGTTCCATGTCGGCCGAGCTGCGCCGGGTGCTGGTCGCCCGTCCGGCGACCGGAGACTTCGCCGGTGCCGGGTGGCGGGTGCCCGACGTCGACGCGTTGCGCCGCGAGCACGACGGATTCGTCGAGCTGCTCTCCGCGCTCGGTGCCGACGTCGTCGTGACGGACGCGCCGGAGGGGATGGTCGATGCCTGCTTCACGTACGACCCGGTGCTGGTCACCGGCGCCGGCGCCGTGGTGCTGCGGATGCGCAAGCCGGCCCGGCGTGACGAGCCCGCCTTCCTGGCCGCCGAGGTGGAGCGGGCCGGGGTGCCGGTGGTCGGCCGGCTGACCGGCGACGCGCATGCCGACGGCGGCGACATGTGCTGGCTGGACGAGAGCACCCTCGCGGTCGGCCGCGGCTACCGGACCGACGCCGCCGCGCACGCGCAACTGGCCGAGCTGCTCTCGGCGGAGGGCGTGTCCGTCGAGCGGGCCGACCTGCCGCACCACCTCGGCGCGAGCCACGTGATGCACCTGATGTCGGTCGTGTCGCCGGTGGCCGACGACCTGGCGGTCGTCTTCGAGCCGCTGGCGCCCGTGCCCCTGCTGGAGATGCTGGCCGACCGTGGCTACCGCACCGTCCCGTGCGACCCGGACGAGCTCGACGCCCAGGGGTGCAACGTGCTCGCCGTCCGCCCTGGCGTCGTCGTCATGGCCGACAGCGCACCACGCACCCGCTCGGCGCTGGAGCACGCGGGGGTGGAGGTCCACACGTACACCGCGACCGAGACCAACAAGGGCGACGGCGGGCCGACCTGCCTGACCCGGCCGCTGTGGCGCGGCTGAGCCGGCAGGCCCCGGTCCGGGCGCAGCGCCCGGCCGGAATCCCTGCCCCTCCCACCGTGTTGGGAGGGGCAGGAGGTCACCCATGCTCTTCGGCAGGTCCAAGCAGGAGCTCGTCACCGCGCAGGACGCCCTTCCCGGGCGG
This genomic window contains:
- a CDS encoding aminotransferase class I/II-fold pyridoxal phosphate-dependent enzyme, with the protein product MQFETLAIHAGQEPDPTTGAVVPPIYQVSTYKQDGVGGLRGGYEYSRSANPTRTSLEECLAAVEGGRRGLAFASGLAAEDTLLRAVCRPGDHVAIPGDAYGGTYRLFDRVHQEWGLDHTPAAGHGVDAYRDAVHPGSTKVVWVETPTNPLLGITDIAAVAELAHDAGALLVVDNTFASPYLQQPLSLGADAVVHSTTKYMGGHSDVVGGALVLAD
- a CDS encoding arginine deiminase family protein, with translation MTGPPFGVRSMSAELRRVLVARPATGDFAGAGWRVPDVDALRREHDGFVELLSALGADVVVTDAPEGMVDACFTYDPVLVTGAGAVVLRMRKPARRDEPAFLAAEVERAGVPVVGRLTGDAHADGGDMCWLDESTLAVGRGYRTDAAAHAQLAELLSAEGVSVERADLPHHLGASHVMHLMSVVSPVADDLAVVFEPLAPVPLLEMLADRGYRTVPCDPDELDAQGCNVLAVRPGVVVMADSAPRTRSALEHAGVEVHTYTATETNKGDGGPTCLTRPLWRG